The Nocardioides panzhihuensis genome has a segment encoding these proteins:
- a CDS encoding DUF4331 domain-containing protein, giving the protein MSSHREAPEISKDPVADNTDVYAFVSPDKPDTVTLIANFIPFQNPFGGPNFYEFGDDVLYQINISNGGDGKTDISYQFRFRAEIRNKKTFLYNTGPITSIEDKTWNRPQYYTVTRVEKGRSRTLARDLPVPPVNVGIRSTPDYAKLAKAAVHTLDGGRTVFAGQRADGFFADLGSIFDLGTLRPFQMAHLIPSAAAVGVNGLQGSNVHTIALQVPISDLTRNGRVPKDVMDPKATIGVWASASRQQSRIFDELLGISVWHGPHKQVSRLGNPLFNEVIVPMAEKDRWNSRPPSKDREYAKYVTTPELAGLLPVLYPDVFPNLAAYKKPRADLAAILLTGIPEGVVPGFQNYTGPVESDLLRLNVAVPPAKTPNPLGLVAGDAAGFPNGRRVFDDVVTVELRAVAGLTIPLVDPKFTPDDAASAINDGTSNTNSDYLKVFPYLGTPAGGYQSKPGVPAAS; this is encoded by the coding sequence ATGTCGTCCCATCGCGAAGCACCGGAGATCTCGAAGGATCCGGTCGCCGACAACACCGATGTCTACGCGTTCGTCAGCCCGGACAAGCCGGACACGGTCACCCTCATCGCAAACTTCATCCCGTTCCAGAACCCGTTCGGCGGTCCGAACTTCTACGAGTTCGGCGACGACGTGCTCTACCAGATCAACATCTCCAACGGCGGAGACGGCAAGACCGACATCAGCTACCAGTTCCGGTTCCGGGCCGAGATCCGGAACAAGAAGACCTTCCTCTACAACACTGGACCGATCACCTCGATCGAGGACAAGACCTGGAACCGTCCGCAGTACTACACGGTCACCCGAGTGGAGAAGGGCAGGTCCCGGACCCTGGCCCGTGACCTCCCCGTACCGCCGGTCAACGTAGGCATCCGGAGCACGCCGGACTACGCCAAGCTCGCGAAAGCGGCAGTCCACACTCTCGACGGCGGACGCACGGTGTTCGCCGGGCAGCGCGCGGACGGCTTCTTCGCTGACCTGGGCAGCATCTTCGACCTCGGTACGCTGCGGCCGTTCCAGATGGCGCACCTGATCCCGTCAGCTGCAGCGGTCGGGGTCAACGGTCTGCAGGGCTCGAACGTGCACACGATCGCACTCCAGGTCCCGATCAGCGACCTGACCCGCAACGGCCGGGTCCCCAAGGACGTGATGGACCCGAAGGCGACCATCGGTGTCTGGGCGTCGGCCAGCCGGCAGCAGTCCAGGATCTTCGACGAGCTTCTCGGCATCTCCGTGTGGCACGGCCCGCACAAGCAGGTTTCGCGGCTGGGCAATCCCCTGTTCAACGAGGTCATCGTGCCGATGGCGGAAAAGGACAGGTGGAACAGCCGACCGCCGTCGAAGGACCGCGAGTACGCCAAGTACGTGACCACGCCGGAGCTCGCCGGCCTGCTGCCCGTGCTCTACCCGGACGTGTTCCCGAACCTGGCGGCGTACAAGAAGCCGCGGGCGGACCTCGCAGCGATCCTGCTGACCGGGATCCCGGAGGGGGTGGTGCCGGGATTCCAGAACTACACCGGCCCGGTCGAGTCCGACCTGCTCCGACTGAACGTCGCCGTTCCGCCGGCCAAGACACCGAATCCGCTCGGCCTCGTCGCCGGCGATGCCGCCGGATTCCCCAACGGACGCCGGGTCTTCGACGACGTGGTCACTGTCGAGCTGCGAGCGGTCGCCGGGCTCACCATCCCGCTCGTCGACCCGAAGTTCACCCCCGACGACGCGGCGAGCGCGATCAACGACGGTACGTCGAACACGAACTCCGACTACCTGAAGGTGTTCCCGTACCTCGGTACGCCCGCCGGCGGATACCAGTCCAAGCCGGGCGTGCCGGCCGCGTCATGA
- a CDS encoding sensor histidine kinase, translating into MLKTWPGRGRLALYVAATVLAIVEAAVLTTDPYEVAGGVALLIGVTHAASVPLALRRPVEAAGLSLAAVTVAALAIVRVSEDGWPWMVPPPTLTQLLVLVVLTLVAGWRLAAITLAIQVAAGVVLAVVGWTWNDIGDSLVEVANFASLALLFGALAAVARRLAESRSALQEEHERRSVVEEKARIARELHDVIAHNMSLITVQARSAPHRVDDVSPAAEAEFAEIADLAASALRQMRGVLDVLRTEEGQSGRVPVPGIDGLAGLFDSARGTGQRVEVRGELPEVTDVAPEVGTAAYRIVQEALSNARRHAPSEPVSIDLTLGEQDLEIRVTNTLAGPAPTAAGENASGGHGLIGMRERAAAVGGSLTAGATGENAFVVDARLPKQTVVRALSKRGRKTP; encoded by the coding sequence ATGCTGAAGACCTGGCCTGGCCGCGGTCGTCTGGCCTTGTACGTCGCCGCGACCGTGCTCGCGATCGTGGAGGCCGCGGTCCTGACCACCGACCCCTATGAGGTCGCGGGCGGGGTCGCTCTGCTGATCGGGGTCACGCACGCCGCCTCGGTTCCGTTGGCGCTCCGGCGGCCGGTGGAGGCGGCCGGGCTCTCCCTGGCCGCGGTGACCGTGGCCGCACTGGCGATCGTGAGGGTGAGCGAGGACGGATGGCCATGGATGGTGCCGCCGCCGACGCTGACCCAGCTTCTGGTGCTGGTTGTGCTGACCCTGGTCGCCGGGTGGCGGCTGGCGGCGATCACCCTGGCCATTCAGGTTGCCGCCGGAGTGGTCCTGGCCGTGGTCGGATGGACGTGGAACGACATCGGCGACTCGCTCGTGGAGGTGGCCAACTTCGCCTCGCTCGCGCTGCTGTTCGGCGCCCTCGCCGCCGTCGCCAGGCGGCTGGCCGAGAGCCGCAGCGCCTTGCAGGAGGAGCACGAGCGGCGCTCGGTCGTCGAGGAGAAGGCGCGCATCGCCCGCGAGCTGCACGACGTGATCGCCCACAACATGTCGCTGATCACCGTCCAGGCCAGATCGGCGCCGCACCGGGTCGACGACGTCAGCCCGGCGGCCGAGGCGGAGTTCGCCGAGATCGCCGACCTCGCCGCCTCGGCCCTGCGGCAGATGCGTGGTGTCCTCGATGTCCTGCGCACCGAGGAGGGTCAGTCGGGCCGGGTCCCGGTGCCGGGCATCGACGGTCTCGCCGGCCTCTTCGACTCGGCCCGAGGGACGGGGCAGCGGGTCGAGGTGCGCGGCGAGCTTCCGGAGGTCACCGATGTGGCTCCCGAGGTCGGCACCGCCGCCTATCGGATCGTGCAGGAGGCGCTCAGCAACGCCCGCCGCCATGCTCCCAGCGAGCCGGTGAGCATCGATCTGACGCTAGGCGAGCAGGATCTCGAGATCCGGGTGACCAACACGCTCGCCGGCCCCGCCCCGACCGCCGCGGGGGAGAACGCCAGCGGGGGTCACGGACTGATCGGGATGCGTGAGCGCGCCGCCGCCGTCGGTGGCAGCCTCACCGCCGGGGCAACTGGAGAGAACGCGTTCGTCGTCGACGCGCGACTCCCGAAGCAAACCGTTGTGCGCGCCCTCTCCAAACGCGGTAGGAAGACCCCGTGA
- a CDS encoding winged helix-turn-helix transcriptional regulator, with the protein MLGKTYDGQICSIARSLEIVGERWTLLILRDAIFAGVTRYGDFQHNLGISTNILKTRLASLVEAGLMTRDDAGDYRPTAMAQGLRPALIALTEWGDTWFAPDGRPIDYLHADCGEPVHLETRCEQHGTVPPEDVVVRPGPGMPADYLAARRPVRNR; encoded by the coding sequence GTGCTCGGAAAGACGTACGACGGTCAGATCTGCTCCATCGCCCGATCTCTGGAGATCGTGGGCGAGCGCTGGACCCTGCTGATCCTGCGGGACGCGATCTTCGCCGGCGTCACGCGCTACGGCGACTTCCAGCACAACCTCGGCATCTCCACGAACATCCTGAAGACACGCCTCGCCTCCCTCGTCGAGGCCGGCCTGATGACCCGCGACGACGCCGGCGACTACCGGCCGACCGCCATGGCCCAAGGGCTACGCCCCGCGCTGATCGCGCTCACCGAGTGGGGGGATACCTGGTTCGCCCCCGACGGCCGCCCGATCGACTACCTCCACGCGGACTGCGGCGAACCCGTCCACCTCGAGACGCGCTGCGAGCAGCACGGCACCGTCCCACCGGAGGACGTCGTGGTCCGCCCCGGCCCGGGCATGCCCGCGGACTACCTGGCGGCCCGCCGGCCGGTTCGGAACCGATGA
- a CDS encoding SRPBCC family protein, which produces MSDLTATFTVDATPQEAYEAINDVRSWWGHHIAGPTDQVGAEWYYLVPDIHYSKQLVKELVPGERVVWEFTDGYLDFIADKKEWIGTTGRFDIDRDGDQTRVTFTHEGLSRGDECFDVCYDAWTHYITVSLKSRIESGEGTIRTQDEDKAAVGR; this is translated from the coding sequence ATGAGCGACCTCACCGCAACCTTCACCGTCGACGCCACCCCTCAGGAGGCGTACGAAGCCATCAACGACGTACGTTCCTGGTGGGGGCACCACATCGCCGGACCCACCGACCAGGTCGGTGCCGAGTGGTACTACCTGGTGCCGGACATCCACTACTCCAAGCAGCTCGTCAAGGAGCTGGTTCCGGGCGAGCGCGTCGTGTGGGAGTTCACCGACGGCTACCTCGACTTCATCGCGGACAAGAAGGAGTGGATCGGCACGACCGGACGCTTCGACATCGACCGCGATGGCGACCAGACCCGGGTGACCTTCACCCACGAGGGCCTCAGCCGCGGCGACGAGTGCTTCGACGTCTGCTACGACGCCTGGACCCACTACATCACCGTCAGCCTGAAGAGCCGGATCGAGTCCGGCGAGGGCACAATCCGAACGCAGGACGAGGACAAGGCTGCCGTGGGCAGGTAG
- a CDS encoding response regulator yields the protein MTVKIVVVDDQDMVRSGFVALLSTQPDIEVVGTAADGSEAVQVVRRTHPDVVLMDVRMPVMDGIEALRQLAENPATAQIKVIMLTTFDADEYVHESLRLGASGFLLKDASPDELASAIRVVHAGEALLSPSVTRQVIAQFARAPRKRRADPRLKQLTEREREVLENIARGSSNSEIAAELFLAEQTVKTHVSRILGKLGLRDRAQAVVFAYESGLVAPHV from the coding sequence GTGACGGTGAAGATCGTGGTCGTCGACGACCAGGACATGGTGCGCTCCGGATTCGTGGCGCTGCTCAGCACCCAGCCGGACATCGAGGTGGTCGGCACCGCCGCCGACGGCTCCGAGGCGGTGCAGGTGGTGCGGCGTACCCATCCTGATGTGGTGCTGATGGACGTCCGGATGCCGGTGATGGACGGGATCGAGGCGCTCCGGCAGCTCGCCGAGAACCCGGCCACCGCACAGATCAAGGTGATCATGCTGACCACCTTCGACGCCGATGAGTACGTCCACGAGTCCCTGCGTCTCGGTGCCAGCGGGTTCCTGCTCAAGGACGCCTCTCCGGACGAGCTCGCCTCCGCCATCCGCGTGGTCCACGCAGGCGAGGCGCTGCTCTCACCGTCGGTGACCCGGCAGGTGATCGCCCAGTTCGCCCGCGCGCCTAGGAAGAGGCGGGCCGACCCGCGCCTCAAGCAGTTGACCGAGCGTGAGCGCGAGGTGCTCGAGAACATCGCCCGAGGCAGCTCCAACAGCGAGATCGCCGCCGAGCTCTTCCTGGCCGAGCAGACCGTGAAGACCCACGTCAGCCGCATCCTCGGCAAGCTCGGCCTGCGCGACCGCGCCCAGGCCGTGGTGTTCGCCTACGAGAGCGGCCTGGTCGCGCCGCACGTCTGA
- a CDS encoding MFS transporter, which yields MTLTSGGSTTAPRTQMGRIVASSFTGSLIEYYDFLLYSTASAVVFNEVFFSNLDPVTGTIASFGTFAAGYLARPLGGVIFGHFGDRLGRKKMLVLTMLIMGLVSFLIGCLPTYGQIGAAAPVLLVLLRVIQGVAIGGEWGGAVLITAEHATSRRGLWASFTNAGAPAGMVLSTAVMALMATVTTPEQFTAWGWRVPFLLSIVLLAVGLWIRLSVTESPAFEAMKEKKADAKTPLMEVLRNHPRTLLLAVGVGLGAFVVQGTLTTFLISYAIGAGFERPAVLNALTLSSAGAVIGIIGWSALTDRVGRRPVVLSAAVATAVFGYLLFPMLDSGSTALLVLAVVLGQSVIHAAFYGPLAALMSEVFKTSSRYTGASLGYQLAGMGAGLSPLLFASMQKAGASTIMLSTVIAAFCLLSVFSLVRLGETSDRDLVDA from the coding sequence ATGACCCTCACCTCCGGTGGTAGCACGACCGCCCCACGTACGCAGATGGGCCGGATCGTCGCCAGCAGCTTCACGGGCAGCTTGATCGAGTACTACGACTTCCTGCTCTACTCCACCGCCTCGGCCGTGGTCTTCAATGAGGTCTTCTTCTCCAACCTCGACCCGGTGACCGGAACGATCGCGTCCTTCGGCACCTTCGCCGCGGGCTACCTGGCGCGCCCGCTCGGCGGCGTGATCTTCGGCCACTTCGGCGACCGGCTCGGCCGGAAGAAGATGCTGGTCCTGACCATGCTGATCATGGGGTTGGTCAGCTTCCTGATCGGCTGCCTGCCGACGTATGGCCAGATCGGCGCAGCCGCGCCGGTGCTTCTCGTCCTGCTTCGGGTCATCCAGGGTGTCGCGATCGGTGGCGAGTGGGGCGGCGCGGTGCTGATCACCGCCGAGCACGCCACCTCTCGGCGTGGTCTGTGGGCATCGTTCACCAATGCAGGTGCCCCGGCCGGAATGGTCCTCTCCACCGCGGTGATGGCGCTGATGGCCACGGTCACCACTCCCGAGCAGTTCACCGCCTGGGGATGGCGCGTGCCGTTCCTGCTCAGCATCGTCCTGCTCGCCGTCGGCCTGTGGATCCGCCTCAGCGTGACCGAGTCGCCCGCCTTCGAAGCGATGAAGGAGAAGAAGGCCGACGCGAAGACGCCGCTGATGGAGGTGCTCCGCAACCACCCGCGCACGCTCCTGCTGGCCGTCGGGGTGGGGCTCGGCGCCTTCGTGGTGCAAGGCACCTTGACCACCTTCCTGATCAGCTACGCCATCGGGGCGGGCTTCGAGCGCCCGGCGGTGCTCAACGCCCTGACGCTGTCCTCGGCCGGCGCCGTCATCGGGATCATCGGCTGGTCCGCGCTCACCGACCGGGTCGGCCGTCGGCCCGTGGTGCTCTCCGCGGCCGTCGCGACCGCCGTCTTCGGATATCTGCTCTTCCCGATGCTCGACAGCGGGAGCACCGCGCTGCTGGTCCTTGCGGTGGTCCTGGGGCAGTCGGTCATCCACGCCGCCTTCTACGGTCCGCTCGCAGCGCTGATGAGCGAGGTCTTCAAGACCTCCTCGCGCTACACCGGGGCCTCGCTGGGCTACCAGCTCGCCGGCATGGGGGCAGGGCTCTCGCCGCTCCTCTTCGCGTCTATGCAGAAGGCCGGTGCGAGCACCATCATGCTCTCCACCGTCATCGCCGCGTTCTGCCTCCTGAGCGTCTTCTCCCTGGTCCGGCTGGGGGAGACCAGCGACCGAGATCTCGTCGACGCCTGA
- a CDS encoding alpha/beta hydrolase: MTVTPLRYGLDEADGTIGPRLLACDPPGGARVVEVFGDVVNADHIAVVVPGNGHHLGNYFTSQEAHSPRSRGQLLLRTMQELAPESRSAVVVWVGYHAPPEWYNAITNDAAYAGANDLAALTHYLPRDAHLTLIGHSYGSTVAGLALAAARAEDCVALGSPGMGVVHRSELGTGTRLWAGYGETDRIRLIPQVRLGRLGLGRNPLHPELGATTFGTGDIPGHCGYYTEGSESLLNIARIALGRYDEVTPAGVISTSSTTEGRRGRTATARRIPAKDMETAA, from the coding sequence ATGACAGTGACGCCGCTCAGATACGGCCTCGACGAGGCCGACGGAACCATCGGACCCCGGCTGCTCGCCTGCGACCCTCCCGGCGGAGCGCGGGTCGTGGAGGTCTTCGGAGACGTCGTGAACGCCGACCACATCGCGGTCGTCGTGCCCGGCAACGGCCACCACCTCGGCAACTACTTCACCAGCCAGGAGGCTCACAGCCCCCGCAGCCGCGGGCAGCTCCTGCTTCGTACGATGCAGGAGCTCGCGCCCGAGAGCCGGTCGGCCGTCGTGGTCTGGGTGGGCTACCACGCGCCGCCGGAGTGGTACAACGCGATCACCAACGACGCGGCCTATGCCGGCGCGAACGACCTGGCCGCCCTCACCCACTACCTGCCCCGCGATGCCCACCTCACCCTGATCGGCCACAGCTACGGCTCCACGGTCGCCGGCCTCGCCCTCGCCGCGGCTCGCGCCGAGGACTGCGTGGCGCTGGGCAGCCCGGGCATGGGTGTGGTCCACCGCTCCGAGCTCGGCACCGGCACGCGGCTGTGGGCCGGCTACGGCGAGACCGACCGGATCCGGCTGATCCCGCAGGTACGCCTCGGCCGGCTCGGTCTGGGCCGCAACCCGCTGCATCCCGAGCTCGGTGCGACCACGTTCGGCACCGGCGACATCCCCGGCCACTGCGGCTACTACACCGAGGGCAGCGAGTCGCTGCTCAACATCGCTCGGATCGCACTGGGCCGCTACGACGAGGTGACCCCGGCCGGTGTGATCTCGACAAGCTCGACCACCGAGGGCCGGAGGGGCCGAACAGCCACCGCCCGACGCATCCCCGCAAAGGACATGGAGACAGCAGCATGA